GGTCGGCGACACCAACTTCATGCCGCTGATCGGCGAGGTGCGGGTCATGCCTGAACATCTGCTCGCTACCTACGACCGTCTCCGACCGCACTTCGCGACGGCGGCCGCGTCGACCGGCTAACTGCACGCACTGTGTTGCCCGCAGCGTAGTGCCCCCCTATAATCATCAGAACTCGACGGATCGACGTGATCGAAAGGTGAGCGTGATGCAGACAGCGCGGACTCTGGGGGAATTGCGAGCGGCGGGCTATCAGGTGCGGGGCGTGCGCGCGGAGATGCGACGCAACTTACTCGACCGTCTCAATCGCCGCGAGCGCATCTTGCCGGGCATCATCGGCTTCGACGATACGGTCGTGCCCGAGATCGAAAACGCCATCCTCGCCGGCCACCACATGGTGTTCCTGGGTGAACGCGGCCAGGCCAAGTCGCGCATCATTCGCGCCCTGACGGGGCTGCTCGATCCGCTCGTGCCGGCGGTGCGCGGTTGCGAGATCAACGACAACCCGTTCGATCCGATCTGCAAGGAGTGCCGCCGTCGTCTCGCCGATCAGGGCGACGCGCTCGAGATCACGTGGATCGGACCCGATCATCGCTATGCCGAGAAGCTGGCGACGCCCGACGTGTCGATCGCCGATCTCATCGGCGAGATTGACCCGATCAAGGTGGCCGAGGGTCGCTACCTCGCCGACGAGGAGACCATTCACTACGGCCTGGTGCCGCGCACCAACCGCGGCATCTTCGCCATCAATGAGCTGCCCGACCTCACCGAGAAGGTGCAGGTCGGATTGTTCAACCTGATGGAAGAGAAGGACGTCCAGATCAAAGGTTACAAGATCCGCCTTCCCGTCGACGTCGTGATCGTCGCCAGCGCCAACCCTGAGGACTACACCAACCGCGGCCGCATCATCACGCCCTTGAAGGATCGCTTCGACGTGCAGATTCGTACCCACTATCCGCGCACGCTCGACGACGAGATCGCCATCATGCAGCAGGAGCTGCCGCCGCTCGACCGCGTCGAGCGGACCCTCGGCATGCCGGCGTTCATGCTCGAAGTTATCGCGCAGCTCACCTTCGAGGCGCGGGCCTGCAACGAGATCAATCAAAGCTCCGGCGTCAGCGTGCGCGTGAGCATCAACAACTACGAGAGCGTGCTCAGCAATGCTGAGAAGCGCGCGTTGCGCGTCGACGAGCGCGAGATCGTGCCGCGCCTCACCGATCTGCACTCGATGCTCGCATCGACCTCGGGCAAGATCGAATTGGAGTACGCCGGCGAAGACAAGAAGGCTGAGGACCTGATTGATCGACTGCTCAACCGCGCCATCCTGAAAGTGTTCGACAAGTACCTGCAGATCGACAAGCTCAAGTCGATCAGCGAGTACTTCGAACAAGGATGGGGAGTCGAAGTATCCGACAGCATGCCATCAGCCGACTACCTCGATGCGCTGCGCGCGATTCCCGGCTTGCAGGAAGCCGTGCGCACGCTGGGCAGCGTCGAGAGTCCCGGCTTCATTGCGGCGGCCATTGAACTGGTCCTCGAAGGACTCCACCTCCATCAGAAACTCAACAAGGACCGCGACGGCGGCCGCTATTCGTATCGCGCGTGAAACAGGCAGATGGCTGATCGCGTGTCGCAGATGGTCGGAAACTGCTCTCGATCCGAGCCATCCGCCATCCGCCATCCGCCATCAGCTATCAGCCATCGGCCACAAGCCATGTTGAAGATCCGCTACACCGAGTGGGATGGGAGTCAGCGCATCAAGCTGACCGCCGACCAGGTGTTCGAGAAACTGTCGGAATACCTCTCCTACACCGATGACGTGCAGCAGGCGCTCGACTGGATGATGCGCCAGGGCTTCGACTGGGAGGGCATGCAGGTCCTCGGCCTCGACGACTTCCTCGAACAATTGCGCGAGGCGATGCGCCAGCGCTATCGCGATTTCAATCTCAACTCGGCGCTCGACGAGATGCGCCAGCGCCTCGACGAGATTGTCGATCTCGAACGCGACACGCTCGAGCACGGCGAGGTGCCGCCAGAGCGCGCGCAGGTGAAGCGTGACTTCCTCGATCAGCTTCCTCATCGCTTGAGCGAGGCGATCGAGCGGATGAAGTCGTACGACTTCGAGGATTCACAGGCCGCCGGCGACTTCGAGAATCTGCTGGAAGAGCTGGAGGACATCAGCGAGCTGGAGGATTTTCAGCGCCGTCACGGCGATATGTTCCACGGGCCCAAGTCGCTCGGGTATCAGGATGCGCTCGATCTGATGCGCGAGATGAAC
This region of Deltaproteobacteria bacterium genomic DNA includes:
- a CDS encoding sigma 54-interacting transcriptional regulator, producing MQTARTLGELRAAGYQVRGVRAEMRRNLLDRLNRRERILPGIIGFDDTVVPEIENAILAGHHMVFLGERGQAKSRIIRALTGLLDPLVPAVRGCEINDNPFDPICKECRRRLADQGDALEITWIGPDHRYAEKLATPDVSIADLIGEIDPIKVAEGRYLADEETIHYGLVPRTNRGIFAINELPDLTEKVQVGLFNLMEEKDVQIKGYKIRLPVDVVIVASANPEDYTNRGRIITPLKDRFDVQIRTHYPRTLDDEIAIMQQELPPLDRVERTLGMPAFMLEVIAQLTFEARACNEINQSSGVSVRVSINNYESVLSNAEKRALRVDEREIVPRLTDLHSMLASTSGKIELEYAGEDKKAEDLIDRLLNRAILKVFDKYLQIDKLKSISEYFEQGWGVEVSDSMPSADYLDALRAIPGLQEAVRTLGSVESPGFIAAAIELVLEGLHLHQKLNKDRDGGRYSYRA